From Brevibacillus marinus, a single genomic window includes:
- a CDS encoding SCP-2 sterol transfer family protein: MVVTIADSVRAFQQRLAAKTFLRTLTKGWERRIGLYIEDRDTGLMLSFSSDGCTLGEWPQEVQSDLLLSGRERDLVRLFSGDELSYLHARQSIRQTGALRDQLKLDALLRLTSLAGGGEAERPSPAVRDIS; the protein is encoded by the coding sequence ATGGTAGTAACAATCGCGGACAGTGTGCGTGCGTTTCAACAACGATTGGCGGCAAAGACGTTCCTGCGGACGCTGACCAAGGGCTGGGAACGCCGGATCGGGCTGTACATCGAAGATCGGGACACAGGGCTCATGCTCTCCTTTTCGAGCGACGGGTGTACGCTGGGCGAGTGGCCGCAGGAAGTGCAGAGCGATTTGCTGCTGTCCGGGCGCGAGCGGGATTTGGTGCGGCTGTTTTCCGGCGACGAACTGAGCTACCTGCATGCCCGCCAGTCCATCCGGCAAACAGGCGCCCTGCGCGACCAGTTAAAGCTGGATGCGCTGCTGCGGCTCACGAGCTTGGCGGGCGGCGGCGAAGCGGAACGACCTTCCCCCGCGGTACGCGACATTTCGTAA